The sequence below is a genomic window from bacterium.
CCTCCCCCGATGCGCCGGCGCGGGCGATCTTTCAAGGGGTCGATGCGGTCGAAGCGCCGGCGGCCGACATCGTCCTGTTCCTGCACGGGACGACCGTCGGCACAAACGCCCTGCTCGAGGGTAAGGTCGCCCGGACGGGCCTGCTCGTGACGCGGGGCTTCCGTGGAATCTTGGAGGTCGGGGAGCAGGCACGCCCCTACGGGCGGCCGACGTTCGACCTGCTCTTCGATCGGCCGCCTTCCCTCTGCCCGCCCCGCCGGACGGCCGAGGTGGACGAGCGCGTCGGTGCGCGCGGCGAGGTGCTCCGCCCCCTCGACGCCGCCTCGGTAGACCGGGCGATCGAGCGTTTGGAAGCCGAGGGAGTCGACGCCGCGGCCGTATGCTTCCTCTTTTCGTTCCTGAGGCCGGAGCATGAACGGGAGGCGGTGGCGCGCCTGCGCGCACGCCATCCTGAGTGGTGGGTGACGGCCTCGTCGGAGGTGCTGCCTCAGATCCGTGAGTACTACCGCTTCTCGACGGCGGTCGCCAACGCCGCCCTCGGCCCGCAACTCAGCCGCTACATGACCGCGCTGGATGCGGGCCTGCGGGCCCGCGGTCTGGCACGCGCGCTGCGTCTCGTCATGCAATCGAACGGGGGGACAGCTACGTTTGCCCAGGCCGCCCGCGTCCCGGTGACGACGGTGCTCTCCGGCCCGGCGGCCGGCGTCACGGCTGCTGCGGCGATCGGCCTTCGTGCGGGCTGCGAGAACGTCATCAGCTTCGATATGGGCGGCACCTCCTGCGATGTGGCGCTCATCGAGAGGGGCCGTCCGAACATCACCACACGGGGTGCGGTGGCGGGCCGGCCGATCGCGGTACCGATGCTCGACATTCACAGCGTCAGCGCCGGCGGCGGGACGCTGGCGCGTGTCGACGGCCTCGGGGCTCTGCGGGTGGGTCCGGAGAGCGCGGGCGCCGATCCGGGCCCGGCCGCCTACGGGCGCGGCGGCGCGACGCCGACGGTCACCGACGCCGACGTGGTCCTCGGCTACCTCAACCCCGAGCGATTCCTCGGCGGCGGCGTGCGCCTCGATCCGATCGCGGCGGCGCGGGCACTAGAGGAACAGGTGGCCGATCCGCTCGGCCTGCCCCTGGCCGAGGCGGCCGCGGGGGTGGTGCGGCTCATCAACGTGCAGATGGCCGAGGCGGTACGGTCCATCTCCACCGAACGCGGCTACGACGTCAGCGCCTTTCCCCTGGTGGCGTTCGGCGGGGCCGGACCGGTGCACGCGGCGTTCGTCGCGCATGATCTCGGCATCCCCCAGATCATCGTCCCTCCGCATCCCGGCGCCACCTCGGCGTTCGGCCTCTTGCTCTCCGACGTGCGCCGTGACTACGTGCGCTCGCAGCTCAGCGGGCTGGACGCCGTGGCGCGCGCGGAAGTGGAAGGGGCCCTGGCGGACCTCGGGAGACAGGCCACAGAGGATCTCGCGCGCGAGGGATTCGGACCGGATGCGCGGCGCTGCGACTTCGCCCTCGACCTTCGCTACGCCGGACAGGGGTACGAGCTCACGGTCCCCGTCCCGGCGGGGAAGTTCCCGGCGACCGAGGTGCGTGCCGCCTTCGACCGCCTGCACGAGGAGCGGTTCGGCCACGCGGCTCCGAACCAGCCGGTCGAGCTGGTGAGTTATCGCTGCCAGGGCATCGGGTTGGTGCCGCAGCCACCCGCTCCAAGACTGAACGCGCTCCCGGGCACGCCCGATTCTCGAGCCCGCCGCGGTGCACGGCGCGCCTGGTTCGATGGCTGGGTCGACACGCCGCTGTACGATCGGGAGCGCCTCGGCGCCGGCGATGAGCTCTCCGGCCCTGCCATCATCGAGCAGTACGACTCGACGATCGTCGTGCCGCCGGGCTTCCGGCTGCGCTGCGACGTGAGCGGGAACGTGGTGCTGACGGCATGATCGATCCGGTGACGGTGGAGGTGCTCCGGGCGAGGCTCGACGGCATCGTGCGCGAGATGCAGCAGGCGCTCTTTCGGACCGGGTATTCGACGGCCGTGCGCGAATCCCATGACGCCTCCTGCGCGCTCCTCGATGAGGCAGGCGAGGTCATCGCCCAGCACACGGTGCTGCCGCTGCACCTCGGCGCGTTTCCCGCCTGCGTCCAAGGCGTGCTGCGCCGCTACCCCCGTCCGGAGCTGAGCGCGGGCGACGTCTTCGTCATCAATCACCCCTACGAGGGAGGAAGTCCCCATGCGCTCGATGTGGCCGTCCTCACGCCCATTCTTTCCCAGGGCGCGCTCGTCGGGTTCGCCGGGTCGATTGCGCACAAGCCCGACATCGGCGGGAGCGTTCCGGGATCGGGCTCCGGCCGGGCGCAGGAGATCTACCAGGAAGGGCTGCACCTCCCCGCAGTCCGGTGGACGCCCGAGGTCGAGTGTATCTTCGCCGCCAACAGCCGCACGCCCGAGTTGGTGACCGGCGATGTGCGCGGGCAGATCGGGGCGACGCGGCTCGGGGAGCGACGTCTTCTGGCCCTGCTCGACGCCTCTGGTGCCCACACGTTCAGAGCCGCCACGCAGGCGCTGGCCGAACGGACCCTGCGGGCGGTGCGACGGGCGGTCGCCGCCTGGCCGGATGGCGTCTACCGCGCCGAAGGGCAGATTGACGATGACGGCATCACCATCGGGCGGCCCGTCAGCATCCGTCTGGCCGTTGAGATCGCCGGCGACCGCATCCGGTTCGACTGGTCGGAGTCCGATCGCCAGACACGCGGTCCCGCGAACATCCGGCCGCCGCTGGTCCGGGCCGTCTGCTATTACTGTCTCAAAGTCCTGATCGACCCCGAGCTGCCTGTCAACCGCGGCCTCGCAGAGGCAGTCGAGACAACGTTTCGGCCGGGTACGCTGCTCGACCCCCGGTCCCCGGCCCCGGTGAGCTCGTATATGGCGACGGCGCAGATCTGCACCGAGGTGGTGCTCCGGGCCCTCGGCCAGGTGGCCGGCGTGCAGCGCATCGCGGAGAGCGGAGGAACCGGCGGCATCGTCCTCGGCTGGGCGGACGGCCGGGTGCAGTACGAACTGTTCGGTTCGGCCTTCGGCGCGCGCGCGGGGCGCGACGGAGTGAACGCCGTGGCCGTGCACGTCGGCAACAGCCGCGCCACGCCGGTGGAGATCCTGGAAAGCGAGTTTCCGGTCCGCCTGCGCAAGTTCGAACTCCGGGCCGACTCAGGGGGCGCGGGCCGCTGGCGAGGTGGACTCGGCGCCGTGCGCGAGTACGAGCTTCTCGACAACGCACGCCTCTCGGCGCGAATGGACCGGCACACCACCAGCCCGCGCGGCCTCGACGGCGGACACCCGGGGCGGCCGGGGGCGCTGATCGTCAACCCCGGGACAGAGGAGCGGCGCCTACCGGCCCGCAGCGGCGATGTGGAGGTACGCGCCGGCGATATTCTACGCCTCGAGCGACCCGGCGGCGGCGGCCTGGGTGATCCGGCGCAGCGCGATCCCGCGTCGCTCGCCGCCGATCTGCTCGACGGCTATGTCACCCTCGAAGAGGCCGCGCGCCATTACCGATATCGTCCAGGAGAAAGGAGAGACGGATGAAGCTGGAGGGCCGGGTCGCGATTGTCACGGGGGCGGGGCGGAATATCGGGGAAGCGATCGCCTTCCTGTTTGCCCATGAGGGTGCGCGGGTGGCCATCGCCGATATGGATCGGGGCCGAGCGGGCATGGTGGCCGATCGCATCAACGCGATCCGTGCGGGCGCCGCCCTGCCGTTCGTCTGCGATGTCTCGGAGAAGGACGATGTGCGGGGGATGGTCGCGGCGGTGGTGGCGCGCTTCGGCCACATCGATGTGCTGGTGAACAACGTCGCCATCACGGACCGCAAGACCGTCCTGGAGCTCGACGAAGACGAATGGGATCGGGTCCTGCGCGTCACCTTGACCAGCGTCTTTTTGTGCAGCAAGCACGTGGGCAGGCAGATGGTTCACCAGGACCGCGGTGGGAGCATCATCAATATGGCCTCCACGTCCGGCCACCGGGGCCGGCCGAACGCCACGGCCTACACCGCGGCCAAGGGCGGAGTGCTCAACCTCACGCGGTCGCTGGCCATCCAGCTCGCCCCCTATCGGATCCGCGTGAACTCGCTGACGCCGAACCGAATTGGCTCGCCGGTCGGCGAGGACAGCGTGCGGGAGGGCGGCAGCGTCAAGAACCTTGTGGGACGCAATGGGGTTCCTCTCGACGCCGCCAAGGCGGCCCTCTTCCTAGCCTCCGACGACGCGGAGTTCATCACCGCGGCGGACCTCCTCGTCGACGGCGGCGCACTGGCCGCTGCAGGCTTCTGAGACCCTACCCCTCCAGGTGCTGCGCGAAGAACCTCAGAGCACCATCCTCGTATTCCTCGATGAATTCTGTGACGAGCTACTGCTTGAAGTCCTCCACGGCGCTCCTCAGATGATGGCTCGAGTGGAGTATGCACGCTCTTGCTAATTATTATATTATTATATCATTCGTCGTTCACATCGCCCTTGTCGGGGGGTGCCTGCGATGACGGGGACGTCCAGGACAGGCCGCGCTGCCTGGCTCTGGTGTGTGCTGGTCGTTGCCGCCGTCGCGGCCGGTCCGAGCGCGCCGTGGTCGGCGGGCACGCCGGCGCCAGGTGGGCCGGCCGCGCAGACAGCGACGGCGCCGCCCGCCCTGATTCGGGTCACCATCGCCGTGCCCTCGGTGTCTGATCCCTTCACGGACGTCTACCTGGCGCGGGACCTGGGGATTTTCGCCCGGCACCGATTGGACGTCCAGATCGTCTCGATGAAGCCGCCGACAGCGTTCGCGGCGCTCCAAGCCGGAGAGATTGACTTCTGGACCGGCGCGGGCTCGGGGGCCAAGGCGGCCGAGACGGGCCGCCCCCTGCGGGTCGTGTTTCTCGCCAGCAAGGCCCCCGTCATGCTCGTGGTGGGCGCGAAAGACGTGACGGCGCTCGCACAGCTGCGCGGCGGAGCCGTTGCGGTCAAAGCGCCGCTCGACACCACGAGCCTCGTGACGGAATACCTGCTGCGGCGCGCGGGAGTCGCTCCGGGATCCTACACGCTCCTCTACGTCGGAACGACGGGAGCGCAGGTGGGCGTGCTCCAGAAAGGGCTGGCCGCCGCGGCAACCGTCGAGGTGGGCCCCGCGTTGAGGCTGGAGAAAGAGGGCTACAAAGTCATCGGGAATTCCCTGACCACGATGCGCCTCTTCGGCGCGGGACTCGTCACGTCGCTCGCCGAGATCCGCACAAAGCCGGACGTGATCCGGCGTGCCGTGGCGGCGGAGCGGGACGCGCTCCGCGTGATCCTCACCCGCAAGGACGCGGTCGTCGCCGTGCTCCAGCACGACTTCCACAGCTCTCCGAGCGAGGCGTCCCAAATTTACGACCTGCTGAAGGACACGTGGAATCCGACCGGAATCCCGCCCGCGGAAGCGGTCCGGACCGAGATCCAGCTCGACACCGAGGTGTTACAGGAGTCGCACGCGGGCCCGAACAGGCCTCTGCGGGAGAGCGACTTTACCGACCTGCAGTTTGTGCAGGGTGGCGGCGGGTGACCGAGGCGGTCGCAGAGGGCGGTATCACGGGCGTGGAGATTTTCGTGGCGCGGGCCGGCGAGATCGGGGAGGGAGAGCGGAAGCTCGTCCGCGTAGAGGAGTGGATGGTGGGCGTCTTCCGCTGGCGCGGCCGCTACTACGCCTACAAGAACCGCTGCGCCCATCAGGGAGGGCCGGTGTGCCTGGGGGTGCTGCTCGGCAAGGTGGAGGCCGTGCTGAGCGCCGACCGGGACGTGATCGGAGAACGGTTCTCCGAGCAGGAGATGCACCTGGTCTGCCCGTGGCACGGGTACGAGTATGAGATCTCAACGGGGATCTGCGCCGCCGCCCCCGAGCTTCGGTTGACGGCGTACCCCGTGGTCGAACGCGAGGATGGGGTCTATGTGCGGATCTGAATCGCCGGATGCGGCGGCCCTGGACGCGCAGCTCGATCGGTGGGCCGCGGCGCTCGACGAAGTAGATCCCGATACGATCCCGGACGCACTCGTACAACGGCTGCTCGCACTGGCAGTGCGGCTCTATGCGGCCAAGCTCGACTCGGATCAGACGCTCGAGCCGTTCCCGCCGGGCACGGTGCCGACCGCCACGGCCGTGGGACACACCGTCGGGCGGATGCTGAGAGCCGCGGACGTGGAGCTCTTCGAGCTGGTGATGTGGCAGCACCTCATCGACAAGCCCAAATAGCTCCACCGAGTGGGTCGAGCTGGAGGTAAGGAGATGCCGGAGCCGATCACAGCGGAGGCGCTCAGGACGGCGGCGCTCAAGGGCCGGGACCACGCGATGGACGTGGGCCGGCTGCTGGAGAACGCTGCCATCGAAGCATCGGCGCGTGCCTACTCGACCTTCCCGATTGTCGACGTGGATGCCCATCATTACGACTCGACCTATGCCCCCTGGACGGAGATCGTCTCCTACATCGAGGACCCGGTCATCCGCCGGCGTGCCGAGGTCTCCACCGGCCCGGCCGGGGCGGCCGGATCGATCCTGCCCCGCGGACCCGTCGGCGACCGCACGGTGGGGGGACGCATCCAGCGCTACGGGCTGAGCGCCGCGGAGAAAGCGGCCGAACCGCGTACCCCCGACATCGGTGTGGTCAAGCGCGCCATGGACGCCGTGGGAATCGATTATGCCATGCTCTTCCCTACTGCGCTCATCAACATGGGCATCCTCCCCGAGGTCGATGTGCAGGTGGCGCTCCACCGTGCCTACGCGCGGTGGATCACGGAACGGGTTCTGCCCGACGAGCCGCGGCTCTTGACGATGATCGCCTTACCCTTCAACGATCCAGACGCGTGCCACCGGATGGTGCAGGAGTTCGGCGACCGGCGGGGCGTGGTCGGGTACGTTGTCGGCAGCACGTTCCACCGGCCGGTCCATCATCGACACTACTCGCGGGTGTATGCCGCCATCGAGGAGCGCGGGATGCCGCTCGCCTTCCATTCCACGTACAACTGGCAGGACCGACTCACGGAACAATTCAACAAGTTCCTGTCCGCCCACGGCGTCGGCCGGACCCTCTATAACATCGTCCACCTGACCAACCTGGTGATCAACGGCATCCCGGAGCGCTTCCCGCGTCTCAAACTGATCTGGATGGAAAGCGGCCTCAGCTGGATCCCTTTCCTCATGCAGCGGCTGGACAACGAGTATCTGATGCGGTCGTCGGAGGCTCCCCTGCTGAAGAAGCTGCCCAGCGACTACATGCGGGAATTCTATTACACCGCGCAGCCGCTGGAACGGTCGAACTTGGAGTTTCTGGAAGCGACCTTTCGCGCCATCCGCGCCGACACGCAGCTGCTCTACGCGTCGGATTACCCTCACTGGGACTTTGACCTGCCGAGCGCGATCTACGATCTTCCCTTCCTTTCCAACCCGGTGCGGCGGCGGATCCTGGGGCAGAACGCCATCGAGCTCTTCCGCCTCCCGAATGCGAAGGCGGCCGCGCCGGTCTCGACGAAGGTAAACACGTGAGGCCCGTGCCCCGGGGGGATGAGTCGTGAGCCCGAAGCTCGAGGCCATCGACGTCACCGTCCGCTACGAGAACCCACGCACGGGGGTCACCACCCTGGCGCTGGAGCGGTTCACGGTGGACGTCCAGCCCGGGGAGTTTCTCTGCCTGGTGGGGCCGAGCGGGTGCGGCAAAACGACCTTCCTGTACTGCCTCGACGGGCTGCTGCCGTTGACCGAAGGGCGCATCCTGCTGGATGGCAAGCCGATCGCGGGCCCAGGGCGTGACCGCGCGATGGTCTTCCAGAGCCCGTCGCTGCTTCCCTGGCGCACGGTCCTACGGAATGTCACCTACGGGCTCGAACTGCAGGGCGTGCCGCTACGCCAAGCGCTCCCCCCTGCCCGCGAGATGATCGCTCTCGTCGGCCTCGAAGGGTTCGAACACTACCACCCCTCGGAGCTCTCGGGGGGGATGCAGCAGCGCGTCAACCTGGCGCGTGCGCTCGTCATGAACGCCGAGGTCATCCTCCTCGACGAGCCATTCGCCTCTCTGGACGCGCAGACGCGCGAGTTCATGCAGGCAGAACTCATGCGGATCTGGCAGCAGACCCGCCGCACGGCGATTTTCATTACCCACCAGATCAACGAAGCGATCTACCTGGCCGACCGGGTCGTCGTGCTGTCGGCCCGTCCCGGACGGGTCAAGAGCATCCTCCCGGTCGCGGTCCCGCGCCCGCGGGAGCTGCGCGTAAAGCGCACGCCGGCGTTCCTGGAGCTCGAGGATCACATTTGGAGCCTGATCGAAGAGGAAGTCCGCTTGAACCTTCGGAGCGTGGCGCATGCTTGAGGAGAAAACGCTGCCGGGCCGCGGCGAGAGAGCCGCCCCCCTCCTCCGCCGGCGCGGGGGCGGGAAGGTCTCCCCAGCCTTGCGCGCGCGCATCATCGGCACCACCGCGGTGACGCTCTTCATGATTGCGTGGGAGGGCGTCGTGCGGCTGCATATGATCAACCCGCTGTTTACGAGTTCCCCGAGCCGCATCGTGTCGACGTTCCTGCAAATGACGCGTGAAGGCGTCCTGGCCAAAGACATTCGGGTGAGCGGCACCGAGTTTCTGCTTGGGTATTTCGGGGCGGTCGTCGTGGGGATCTTGGTCGGCGTCGCGATGGGTTGGTACCGGGATGTGTCCGCGGCGCTGCAGCCGTTTGTCTCCGCGCTCTATTCGACCCCGCGCATCGCACTGGTGCCGCTGTTCATTATTTGGCTCGGCATCGGCATTTGGTCGAAGGTCGCGGTCGTGTTTCTCGTGGCTGTGTTCCAGGTCCTCATCAGCACCGAGGCCGGTGTCCGCGCGGCCGACGAATCGCTCATCCGCACCGCGCGCTCCTTTGGCGCGAAGGACCGGCAGATCTTCACCACCATTGTCCTTCCCGGCGCGGTGCCGTTCCTGATCGCGGGCCTGCGCTTGGGCCTCGGGCAGGCGCTGGTTGGCATCGTGGTCGGCGAGCTGTACGCGGCGACCGCGGGGATCGGCTACGAGATCGCGGTGGCGGGGGAGACGTTTCAGACCGACCGAGTCTTCGTGGGCATCGTGATCCTGGCGAGCGCGGCGATCGTCTTGATGTGGGCGCTGCGCCAGTTGGAGCTGCGGTTCGAGTCCTGGAAGCCCCAGCGGCAGACGTAGGGACGATCCGCAGAAGCTACTCCGTCACTGGCCCCCACGCACCGTGAGGAAGCCGCCCCTCAGACTGGGAAGCGCGGTGTCGTTCCCGCTCGACGGGGTGATTCGATCCGCCGTCTTTTGATCAACGAGCACATCCGCAATTTTCGAGCTCGCCGCCCCAAGGAGCGATAGGTGGCGGACGTCTCCAAGATCTACCTTCATGACGAGGCGGTCGGCCAGGCCGGGCACACCGGCGCCGCCGTTGATGGGCAACCCGAGCGCGCTGGCCGCGAGCACGATCCCATCGCCGGGCCCGGGCGAAAACCGAGCCCCCGGAAGCTGACCCGTGATTCCGGCCCAGGTTCCCCGGCCATCGGGGTCGGGTTGCCGGTTGCCGAAGAAGGCGTAGGCCCGCACCCTCTCCGGTAGAGCGTGGGTGTTGAGCTCGGCCAGCACGGGGTTCTGAGCGTTCGGCGGGAAGCCCCATGGCGCTCCGGGAGCGGGACGCCAGAACGGAAACGTCGGGAGCATGCTGCGGGCGGCCGGCGTCCCCGCCCATGGGGCGGCCAGGGGATACCACGCGTCGACGTAGGACATGACCGCCCCCTCGTTCGGCACTCCGACCATGACGAACCGGTCCACGAGACGGTCCCATCCGGGCTCGAACGCCAGGTTCCAACGGGCCATGAGGCCCCCTAGACTGTACCCCACAACGTTGATACGGGCGGCGTACGACGCGGGGAGCACGACGTCGCGGACGTAGGCTGCCAGGGCCCACGCAGCTTTTTCCAAGTCGAGGCTGCGAGAGGGATAGGTGAACCAGAAGAGGTTAGGCGAGGCTCCTCCGGCATCATACCCACGCTGACCGAGTACGGACATGATCGCCTGGTCCGGCTTCCCGGCCATATCGTTCAGGTAGCCGGGAACGATGACGGTGGGCAGCAGCAGCACCCCCGTCTGGCGCGCGGTAGCCACCTCGCCGCCCTGGCGCACGGTGAGCTCGATGGCGACGGGCGTGTTCTCTGTGAACGGCGGGACCGGCGTGAACTCCGCCACGGAGGCATCGCCCCCGATTCGGACCCTGCCCGCGGGAAGGTCGAAGAACGCGGGGATGCGAGACGCGGTCAAAGGTGATTGCGGCCCCTCGACCGTTTGACCGCCTAGGGTGGCCCTTCCCTCGATGGTGGGCCGGAGTTCGGGCTGGAACCCTGCGATCGCCACGTTGAACCCCACGCGCCCCGAGGCGATCATCTGCAGGCGTGAGATGGTCACGGCCAACGGGACCGCCGCCTGGCCGTTCGCGGCGTACAACGATGCTGCCAGCCCCCCGCTCAAGGCGATCGAGAAGAGGAGTCGCCACATCTTCGCTCACCTCGACCCCCGGTGCATTTCAGCCTACCTGTACTTGGCGTAGATGCCCTTGATCTGGCCCAACCCCCACTTGATCGAGCCCTCCAGGCTGTCCCCGTGACAATATCTCGCCAGCATGTCGGGAAGCACGAACGTCGCGAGGACTTCGGCCGCAGGCGCCGCCGCGGGGCCCGGATACCCGAAGACCAGCCCCACCTTGTCCCAGTCCTGCATCAGCTCGAGCTTGGGCAGATGCTTCTCGATGCCGGGCATCGGCTTCGCATACCACTTCTTCAGATACGGCATGTTATAGCCCTTGCTCGCCTCCATCGAGAACTTGAGGTCGCCGCCATACTGCTCGAGGAACGCCTTCGCTCCCGCCTGGTTCTTCGAGAAGTTCCAGATGGAGAGGACCGTGACGTCGACGACCGCGGCGCTCCGCGCGGGCCCCTTTGGCTCTGCGCCGGGGACGGCGGCGTTGATCGAGTTGAACAACGTGGGGTTGCTATCCTCGACGGAGAAGAGGGACGAGAGCGCGTCGTGGATGTAGAGCGCCACCCCTGAGTCTAGATACCGGTTGTCGGAGACGTTGTCCCAGGAGAACACCTCCGAGGTCATGCCCTCCGACCACAGGGCCTTGCTGAACTGCATCGCCTCGCGGAGGGCCTTCGAGTCCCAGGCGACTTCCTTGCCGGACGGGTCGGTCTCATGCACCCCGAACGCGTAGAACACCGCCCGCCAGTTGTGGTTGGCGTCGTTGCAGTGGGAGATGGCAAACCCGGTCGGATGGCCTTTAGACTTCCCGATCCGCGCGGCAGTGCGCATGTTGTCCCAGGTGGATGGAGACGGCAGATTGTATTCCTTCCACAGGTCCCCGCGCCACATCACCGGGATCGGAATATAGAACTCTGGGACCGCGTACCAATGCCCGTTCACCACGGAGAGGTTGGGTGCCATCGGGAGCCAGCCGCCGCCGGCCTTGCCGAGCTTCTCGCAGATGTCCGAGACGTCCACCATGTGCTGGTAGTACAAGGTCGTCTGGATCTGCCCGTTCATCTGGAAGATATCGTGCCCCGCGCCCGCGGCGAGCTCGGAGGCGATGCGGGCCGGGAGGTCGTCGATGCTGATGTGGTCGACGCGGACCTCGACCCCGTTGTCCTTTCCCCACTGGACGGCATACTGATCGAAGGCTTTGTCGTACGCGGGCACGAAGTGGCTCCACGTCAGGATCCGGAGCGCCGTGCCCTTGATCTGCGCGGGGGCCACTCCGACGTCCCACGGCGCCACCCGCCCGAGCGCCGCCGCGGCGACCCCGGTCCCTGCTGCCGTGAGGAATTGACGCCGGTTGAGCTTCTTGCGCGGGCCTGATCTGAGAACGCGGTCCATTCTCGAGTCCCTCCCCCTGGCTCCGAACTGGAGCCTCAGTTCTCCCAATCACTACCACAGGTTCGCGGGAGGTTTCCCCTTCATACCTCTCTGAACCTCCTCCAACTTTCTGCAAGGCCCGCGACAGAACTCCCGCAGAGCTTCGCATCCATACAACCGTCCGTCGAAAGTGTGTTGCCCGGCCGGCCCAGACGTTGCATGTATCACTCCTCCATAGAGTCGGGCCAGTCGCGCAGTTCGGCCAGGACCGCCTGCTCGATTTGTCGGAGCGCATCGGCCTGCGGGCCGGTCCACTCGTAGGCCAGCGGGGAGACCACCACAGGCGCCCATGACTGGTCTTTGACCTCGGTGACCGCCATCTCCCACAGCGCGATCGGAAAGGGGGCCGCGGCGATCCGCGCGCGCCGCATCTGCGCCGGGCCCTTGATCAGCGCCAGAATGTTCTCCCGGCCGATCACCTGCAGCGCCGCCTTGCCGTCGCGTTCGAGGTTGGCCAGCGTCCTGCTCCCGTGGTCGACCCCGAACCGCACGCGATCGGGAGCGACCGCCACGGCCCACGTCATCGCGGCGTGGCCCCACCCGTCCGCGCCGACGGTCAAGAGCACCACCGGAGAGCCCGCGCGGAGCAGGCCGGCGAGCCGGTCGGGCAGGGTCGCCTTCGCCACGGTTGACCCGGTGTCGCCGCCCGCCGGCGCTAGCGGGCCCGGCCCGTGGCGGCGGTCCGCGCCGGGTCCACCACGGCCGCGAACCCGTACTCGGCCCACCGCGTCCGGGCGCGGGCGAGATCCTCGGCCGGCGGCAGTGAGGTCGCGGGATACGTGTGCTTCCGTGTAGCATCGATGCCCATCTTCGAGGAGAGCCGCCGCGAGGGATCCAGCTGCGTCACCTCCTCGGCGGCCTGCGACGGATCGAGCCGGACCGATGCTGTGTTGGGGATGATCGCGATGTCCTTGTGGGGCTGGACCCTCCAGGAGAGCGCCCAGTTGAGCTGGAACGGGTCGCGCACGTCGATGTCGTCGTCCACGACCACCGTGATCTTGCCGAGCGCGGGATCGACGGCCCACGCCGCCCACATCACCTGCTGCGCCTGACCGGGATACTGGGGACGGATCGAGATCGCGAGATACGCCGCGACCCCGCCCGCGTGCAGCAAATGCACATCCTTGACGGGAAGGCGGAGATCCCTGAGGTGCTTGAGGATCGCGCACTCCCGCCCCCATCCACGGATGCAGCTCGACTCGCTCGGCGGCATCTGGCTCAGGAACGCTTGGAAGATGGGGTTCCGGCGGTGCGTGATCGCCTGCACCTCGACCACATAGGAGTCGGCCTTGGGCCCCATGTACCCGGTGTACTCTCCAAACGGGCCTTCCTCCTCGAGATCGGGCAGGATCTCTCCCTCGATCACGATCTCAGCGGTGGCGGGGACCGGCAGGTCGCTCGTGACACACGAGACGACATCGAGCGGGGCGCCACGCAAGCCTCCCGCCACGGCGAGCTCGTCCACGCCGTACACGATCCGCGACACGGAGCACAGGCCGACCTTGGGGTCCGGACCCAGGACGATCGCCACGGGCACGCGTTTGCCGGCGAGGCGCTGGGGCTCGACCTGCTGACGCGCATGCTGGAGGAAGTTGACCCACATCCCGATCTTGCGCGGCCCCTTGATCTGGCAGCGGTAGGTCCCGACGTTCAGGATCCCGGTCCCCGGATCCCGAGTGATCACGCAGGGAGCCGTCAGATACGGGCCGGGGTCGTGCTGGCGAGTCCAAATCGGCACCGGTAGCTCCAGCAGGGTGGCCGCGTCCCCGCGCTTCACCACGTCGTGAACCGGACCGGCATCAACCCGCCTGGGGGGGATCGGGTTGCGCTGCGCGTGCGCCCACTTCTCGGGGATCCCCTCCGGCTCGGTCTCCAGCGCCAGCGCGTACACCCACCGTGACGCTCCCAGCACCCCGACGCACAGCGGGATGTCGT
It includes:
- a CDS encoding amidohydrolase family protein, which gives rise to MPEPITAEALRTAALKGRDHAMDVGRLLENAAIEASARAYSTFPIVDVDAHHYDSTYAPWTEIVSYIEDPVIRRRAEVSTGPAGAAGSILPRGPVGDRTVGGRIQRYGLSAAEKAAEPRTPDIGVVKRAMDAVGIDYAMLFPTALINMGILPEVDVQVALHRAYARWITERVLPDEPRLLTMIALPFNDPDACHRMVQEFGDRRGVVGYVVGSTFHRPVHHRHYSRVYAAIEERGMPLAFHSTYNWQDRLTEQFNKFLSAHGVGRTLYNIVHLTNLVINGIPERFPRLKLIWMESGLSWIPFLMQRLDNEYLMRSSEAPLLKKLPSDYMREFYYTAQPLERSNLEFLEATFRAIRADTQLLYASDYPHWDFDLPSAIYDLPFLSNPVRRRILGQNAIELFRLPNAKAAAPVSTKVNT
- a CDS encoding ABC transporter ATP-binding protein produces the protein MSPKLEAIDVTVRYENPRTGVTTLALERFTVDVQPGEFLCLVGPSGCGKTTFLYCLDGLLPLTEGRILLDGKPIAGPGRDRAMVFQSPSLLPWRTVLRNVTYGLELQGVPLRQALPPAREMIALVGLEGFEHYHPSELSGGMQQRVNLARALVMNAEVILLDEPFASLDAQTREFMQAELMRIWQQTRRTAIFITHQINEAIYLADRVVVLSARPGRVKSILPVAVPRPRELRVKRTPAFLELEDHIWSLIEEEVRLNLRSVAHA
- a CDS encoding ABC transporter permease yields the protein MLEEKTLPGRGERAAPLLRRRGGGKVSPALRARIIGTTAVTLFMIAWEGVVRLHMINPLFTSSPSRIVSTFLQMTREGVLAKDIRVSGTEFLLGYFGAVVVGILVGVAMGWYRDVSAALQPFVSALYSTPRIALVPLFIIWLGIGIWSKVAVVFLVAVFQVLISTEAGVRAADESLIRTARSFGAKDRQIFTTIVLPGAVPFLIAGLRLGLGQALVGIVVGELYAATAGIGYEIAVAGETFQTDRVFVGIVILASAAIVLMWALRQLELRFESWKPQRQT
- a CDS encoding extracellular solute-binding protein: MDRVLRSGPRKKLNRRQFLTAAGTGVAAAALGRVAPWDVGVAPAQIKGTALRILTWSHFVPAYDKAFDQYAVQWGKDNGVEVRVDHISIDDLPARIASELAAGAGHDIFQMNGQIQTTLYYQHMVDVSDICEKLGKAGGGWLPMAPNLSVVNGHWYAVPEFYIPIPVMWRGDLWKEYNLPSPSTWDNMRTAARIGKSKGHPTGFAISHCNDANHNWRAVFYAFGVHETDPSGKEVAWDSKALREAMQFSKALWSEGMTSEVFSWDNVSDNRYLDSGVALYIHDALSSLFSVEDSNPTLFNSINAAVPGAEPKGPARSAAVVDVTVLSIWNFSKNQAGAKAFLEQYGGDLKFSMEASKGYNMPYLKKWYAKPMPGIEKHLPKLELMQDWDKVGLVFGYPGPAAAPAAEVLATFVLPDMLARYCHGDSLEGSIKWGLGQIKGIYAKYR
- a CDS encoding pyridoxamine 5'-phosphate oxidase family protein, with the protein product MAKATLPDRLAGLLRAGSPVVLLTVGADGWGHAAMTWAVAVAPDRVRFGVDHGSRTLANLERDGKAALQVIGRENILALIKGPAQMRRARIAAAPFPIALWEMAVTEVKDQSWAPVVVSPLAYEWTGPQADALRQIEQAVLAELRDWPDSMEE